One Trichoderma asperellum chromosome 5, complete sequence genomic region harbors:
- a CDS encoding uncharacterized protein (EggNog:ENOG41), whose product MTSFLRKTRDISLDIAVSSVYAIVYLFEFGRDQVDKVAVMMRSPPGKQDSPPHAPPFKEQLDQKADESRARENGSGGESIIETVVHKISQAIPAQAHVLGGSNPDGKVEDEAEAGPPHRPENDVQIEEFVREQHRSKFAGETLNS is encoded by the exons ATGACATCCTTTTTGCGCAAAACCCGAGATATATCGCTCGACATTGCAGTTTCTAGTGTTTATGCGATAGTCTACCTCTTTGAATTTGGCCGTGACCAAGTAGACAAAGTAGCAGTCATGATGCGCTCACCACCCGGGAAACAAGACAGCCCGCCACACGCGCCACCATTCAAAGAGCAGCTCGACCAGAAGGCAGACGAGAGTCGTGCTCGTGAGAATGGCAGCGGGGGCGAATCAATCATCGAAACTGTTGTTCATAAGA TCTCGCAAGCCATTCCAGCTCAAGCGCATGTCCTTGGAGGGTCAAATCCAGATGGCAAGGTGGAAGACGAAGCAGAAGCCGGTCCCCCTCATCGGCCAGAGAATGACGTCCAGATCGAGGAGTTTGTGAGGGAGCAGCATCGAAGCAAGTTTGCCGGGGAGACCTTGAATTCTTGA
- a CDS encoding uncharacterized protein (EggNog:ENOG41) — protein sequence MAPIPLTIITGFLGSGKTTLILNLIPQLRAQNPSYKLALLKNEFGDLAIDSQLASSSAISGVQELLNGCICCNLVGQLGPALAELEKTVAPDRIIIETSGSAFPATLALEVNRIARDTGKYVLDGVISVIDVENWKGYEDTSYTAKIQARYTDLIVFNKWETAGEDRYEECLDRVGDLDVDVARVKSDKGFVDMGLIFGVDGGLAKELTEAEVNGNHNHSHQTNGDAHKHDHSHSHSHQSEVEVLSVELTGDSGTAVSTDKLLNFLKAAPKDEAYRIKAVLTLSSTPKNSDPDVPQPESNPRGRYILNWAFGRWTFTSLAETTEEHASSNGVLLRLTMILGRYESNKWKKRLEAGGFIELEGVNKGELVVKRIL from the coding sequence ATGGCCCCGATTCCTCTCACTATTATTACCGGCTTTTTGGGTTCCGGAAAGACGACTCTCATTCTCAACCTCATCCCCCAACTCCGCGCTCAAAATCCGTCTTACAAGCTCGCCCTGCTGAAGAATGAATTCGGCGACCTCGCTATCGATTCCCAGCTGGCCTCCAGCTCAGCCATTTCCGGCGTGCAAGAGCTCCTCAACGGATGCATTTGCTGCAACCTAGTAGGCCAACTCGGCCCCGCGTTGGCAGAACTCGAAAAGACTGTCGCACCGGATCGCATCATTATCGAGACGAGCGGATCTGCCTTTCCGGCGACTCTGGCGTTGGAGGTCAACCGAATTGCGAGAGACACAGGGAAATATGTGCTCGACGGAGTCATCAGCGTGATTGACGTTGAGAATTGGAAGGGATACGAAGATACGAGTTACACGGCCAAGATCCAAGCCCGCTATACCGACCTTattgtttttaataaatgGGAAACGGCAGGAGAAGATCGTTATGAAGAATGCCTGGATAGAGTGGGCGATTTAGACGTTGATGTGGCACGAGTGAAGAGCGACAAGGGATTCGTTGACATGGGCCTGATATTTGGTGTTGATGGGGGTctggccaaggagctgaCGGAGGCTGAAGTTAATGGCAACCACAATCACAGCCACCAAACGAACGGTGATGCTCACAAGCACGATCACAGCCATAGCCATAGCCACCAGAGCGAGGTTGAAGTGCTCTCCGTCGAGCTCACAGGCGACAGTGGTACCGCCGTCTCAACGGACAAGCTGCTCAATTTCCTCAAGGCAGCTCCCAAGGACGAAGCTTACCGTATTAAAGCCGTCCTTACGCTCTCATCTACACCCAAAAACTCCGATCCCGACGTTCCACAGCCAGAGTCCAACCCGCGCGGTCGATACATCTTGAATTGGGCGTTTGGCCGATGGACGTTTACGTCTTTGGCTGAGACCACAGAAGAGCATGCTTCAAGCAACGGAGTTCTTTTGCGACTGACAATGATATTGGGGCGATATGAGAGCAAtaaatggaagaagaggcttgaAGCTGGCGGCTTTATAGAATTAGAAGGTGTGAATAAAGGGGAGTTGGTTGTTAAGAGGATATTGTAG
- a CDS encoding uncharacterized protein (TransMembrane:11 (o25-48i60-84o146-165i177-194o237-256i268-289o309-336i357-377o383-405i417-437o443-462i)): MLQLESISLASVLIRSLETLHLGPLIAATKASRHFVTYLVFSSREATSGIFAGASMSGDLRNPSKAIPHGTLWATLTTFIVYFTVIISMAAATTHESFLANNNVISLTSLYAPIILAGECAVTFFSALMGVIGSAKLFQALARDKLLPGLSVFGRGTKIGDEPIFAIFLTYAIAQVALFADLNQIATLISMGYQMTFFVMNLACFLLKIGSAPNFRPGFQLFSAETAFLGSLFSAAAMFFIDEAYASTAICALILVFLLIHYLCPPKHWGDVSQNLIYHQVRKYLLRLKPEHIKFWRPQIILLVNNPRRQTRLIQFCNSLKKGSLYILGHVIVTDDFNTGVHEAKLQQQAWTRYISEFSRIKAFVQLTMSPSINWGIRNLILSSGLGGMRPNIAVLGFYNMEDLRRSSHRLRVPDIPMAPASKMNRPPKSQGGTSTRRRGDTSARLMEGFLPTDAIRTEDMMSPTEYMTALEDLTLMYRLNVAVAYGFDALETPRKDECNAKKYIDLWPIQMSAEVSSEGKNMLTSNFDTCHILRSVHTWKRAHTLRVMVFVEYESEVQEELARVRALLEKLRIEAEVRVFWLACGQLDTYERIINGKGSSIDCEIIVGDALRDEEWWNDLEDFRGQSEPMSTSQEFTHLAHIITSTAGRPGVYNPHEEPESRRRRSSVLDLPGMPKKPNIGSLSKMGINIGMHTHHLNEEVFEDSDSDYETNSDTDSISTVRSVTDPLLPESSSSNAPRGQPSPPEMRGNGSFDTITSHGNSTNGHPSITPSYGTMSGSQPLSLAQHRYSSVFSPTPRQGPEVDLDATPRANGRQRTSFKIDIRSIESFPNLDQLAGHESRRSNYQPSSPVKSSVNRCSGDDDTSTPRPSISRQSSASRFSSRPVPEMRITTEEGSSRIGFATANSSSPTTPRIDRPSFSRQSSLNVPSQPLPGTRRNMRGGGPRSKSYIEQPTYYSRASATKSRYQSHSRRESQYPNNFDQGDVSLNIPNLVQSYRSGVEAGNAEGAPYSTQGVALSFNDLPSRAQHLIINELMQQNSKDTAVLLSTLPIPNEGTYMNVDSTIQYLSDVELLCHDLPPALLVLSNNMTVTVSL; this comes from the exons CCAAGCAAAGCTATTCCGCATGGAACACTATGGGCTACCCTTACAACATTCATCGTGTATTTCAcagtcatcatctccatggcAGCGGCCACTACTCACGAATCTTTTCTGGCCAATAATAATGTCATTTCTCTCACAAGCTTATATGCCCCTATTATCCTGGCCGGTGAATGTGCAGTTACATTCTTTTCGGCTCTTATGGGGGTTATCGGCTCAGCCAAGCTATTTCAAGCGCTCGCTCGGGATAAGCTCCTTCCAGGGCTGTCTGTTTTCGGAAGAGGAACTAAGATTGGTGATGAACCGATATTTGCCATCTTCTTAACCTATGCCATCGCCCAAGTCGCCCTTTTTGCGGACCTGAATCAAATCGCCACTCTCATCTCTATGGGTTATCAG ATGACATTCTTTGTTATGAACTTGGCTTGTTTCCTATTAAAAATCGGATCTGCTCCTAATTTCAGACCTGGCTTCCAGCTCTTCAGTGCCGAGACGGCTTTTTTGGGAAGCCTTTTCTCCGCCGCAGCCATGTTCTTTATCGACGAAGCCTATGCTTCAACCGCAATTTGTGCTCTCATACTAGTGTTCTTGCTGATTCATTACCTTTGTCCGCCCAAGCACTGGGGGGATGTCTCACAGAATCTCATCTACCACCAAGTGAGAAAGTATCTCTTGAGATTAAAGCCCGAGCATATCAAGTTTTGGAGACCACAGATCATACTCCTCGTGAATAACCCGCGACGGCAAACGAGGCTAATTCAGTTTTGCAATTCTTTGAAGAAAGGTTCGCTTTACATCCTGGGCCACGTTATCGTAACGGATGACTTCAACACAGGAGTTCATGAGGCGAAACTGCAGCAACAGGCTTGGACACGTTATATATCGGAGTTTTCAAGAATCAAAGCCTTTGTCCAGCTAACCATGTCGCCTTCGATTAATTGGGGTATCCGAAATCTCATCCTGTCCTCAGGCCTAGGGGGCATGCGGCCCAATATTGCCGTTCTGGGATTTTACAATATGGAAGATCTACGGAGATCTAGCCATCGACTACGAGTGCCGGACATTCCAATGGCTCCGGCTTCTAAAATGAATCGTCCGCCAAAATCTCAAGGCGGAACCTCTACACGACGCCGTGGCGATACATCAGCCCGTTTGATGGAAGGCTTCTTACCAACTGATGCGATTCGTACGGAGGATATGATGTCTCCCACAGAGTATATGACAGCATTGGAGGACTTGACTTTGATGTATCGGTTGAATGTAGCGGTGGCATACGGGTTTGACGCCCTAGAGACGCCTCGAAAGGACGAATGCAACGCAAAGAAGTATATCGACTTGTGGCCGATCCAAATGTCTGCCGAAGTTTCGTCCGAGGGTAAAAATATGTTGACTTCTAATTTTGACACCT GCCACATTCTCCGCAGTGTTCACACTTGGAAACGAGCTCACACGCTGCGAGTCATGGTCTTTGTTGAATACGAAAGCGAAGTCCAAGAAGAGTTGGCACGAGTCCGCGCCCTTTTGGAGAAGCTGCGCATAGAGGCTGAAGTTCGAGTCTTTTGGCTGGCATGTGGCCAGTTGGACACGTACGAGCGTATCATCAATGGCAAAGGCAGTAGCATAGACTGTGAAATCATTGTTGGCGACGCATTGAGGGATGAAGAATGGTGGAACGACCTGGAAGACTTTCGTGGACAATCTGAGCCCATGTCAACTAGCCAAGAGTTTACACACCTAGCGCACATTATTACTTCAACCGCTGGACGGCCAGGAGTCTACAATCCACACGAAGAGCCTGAGTCGCGGAGACGGCGCTCGAGTGTTTTGGATCTTCCCGGTATGCCCAAGAAACCGAATATCGGTTCCTTGTCAAAGATGGGCATTAACATCGGCATGCACACTCACCATCTGAACGAGGAAGTCTTTGAGGACTCTGATTCGGATTACGAAACCAATAGCGACACAGATTCTATAAGTACGGTGCGATCCGTGACAGACCCGTTATTGCCCgagtcgtcatcttcgaatGCTCCACGAGGGCAACCCTCGCCTCCCGAGATGCGCGGAAATGGCTCTTTTGATACAATCACTAGCCATGGAAACTCCACCAACGGTCATCCCTCAATTACTCCATCGTATGGCACCATGTCTGGATCCCAGCCGCTTTCTTTAGCGCAGCATCGATACAGCTCAGTCTTTTCTCCAACTCCTCGACAGGGGCCCGAAGTTGATCTAGACGCGACCCCTCGAGCAAACGGCCGTCAGAGGACCAGCTTCAAGATTGACATCAGGAGCATAGAATCTTTTCCCAATCTAGATCAGCTTGCTGGCCACGAGTCCCGTCGCAGTAACTATcagccaagcagccctgTTAAATCTTCGGTCAACCGATGTTCCGGAGACGATGATACATCAACGCCTCGGCCAAGCATATCGCGACAGTCGTCCGCCTCTCGATTTTCCAGTCGACCTGTTCCGGAGATGAGAATTACAACGGAGGAGGGCAGCTCTCGTATTGGGTTCGCCACCGCAAATTCCTCGAGCCCTACGACGCCTAGAATAGACCGTCCATCATTCTCGCGACAATCTTCACTGAATGTTCCGTCGCAGCCATTGCCTGGAACTAGGAGGAATatgagaggaggaggaccaCGTTCGAAGTCGTACATTGAACAACCAACATACTATTCACGCGCGAGCGCAACTAAATCCCGTTATCAATCCCATTCTCGGAGAGAATCCCAATATCCCAACAACTTTGACCAAGGAGATGTCAGCCTAAATATTCCCAATCTTGTGCAGTCGTATAGATCTGGCGTCGAAGCAGGCAACGCAGAAGGCGCTCCATACTCAACACAAGGAGTCGCCTTATCCTTCAACGACCTGCCAAGCAGAGCACAGCATCTGATTATCAATGAGCTGATGCAACAGAATTCGAAAGACACGGCTGTCCTTCTTAGCACGCTGCCGATACCCAACGAGGGGACGTATATGAACGTAGATAGTACGATTCAGTACCTGTCGGATGTCGAGCTGCTGTGCCATGACCTTCCGCCTGCGCTTTTGGTGTTGAGCAACAACATGACAGTCACGGTGAGCTTGTGA